From the genome of Aliarcobacter lanthieri:
TCTCTTCTAATGCTGCTGCTGTTTCTTCTAAAGATGCTGCTGCTTCATTTGAAGATAGATTTAACTTATCAACATTTGCTAAAAGAAGATTCGAACTTTTATCTAATGTTAAACCATTTGATTTATTATCTATCAACATTTGTGTTATTGAATCACCTAAATGATTTACACCAGTTGCTAGTTTTAATAAATGCTCTTTTAAACCTTTTTGATCTATTTTATTCAAATAGCTATAAGTTGAATACTGTTCTAGTATATTTAATACATTATCTATATTATGTTCTAAATTATCAGCCATTTTATTTAATACTGATTTTAGTTCCATTAATACTGGATTATTTACACTTTGATTTAATCTTTGACATAAATCTCCTTGTTCAAATTCTCCTAAAACTTCTATCGTCTCATCTATTAATCTTCTATCTTCTTCTATACCTTTTTTTGTCTTTGTAATATTTGCATTTACAATTTTTGCCATTTCACCAAATTCATCTTTTGCAGTATCATTTAGTAACATAACGTCTTTTTGTTCTAAATTTAAGTATCCAAAAAATCCAAGAAGACCATTTTTAAATTGATTTATAGAATTTACTATCGAGTTTGAAATAAGAATAGAAAAACTTATAAATACCAAGATAGAAACAACAGCTATTTCAATAAGTCCAATATTCAAAGAAGAATACGCTTCATCTCTTAATTCTAACGCACTATGATTAATCTCATCTATTTTTTTTGCTGCTTCTACACCTGTACTTGCCATTTTTGTGATAGTTTGTAGCATTTCTTTACTATCTTGGGTATTTGTTTTTAGATTTTCTATCTTTTCATTTGCTAAGTTTTCAAAAGATTTTAAATAAGCATCGATCAAAGCAAGGGCTTCATCACTTAAATCTTGATTCTTTTTAAGTGTAAATAACTTTTTAACTTCAACGATTTTATTTTCTAAATCTTTCATAGCAGTAACAGCTTTTTGTTTGCTATCTTCATTGGCATCTCTTAAAAATGCTGCCACAACCAATCTTGTTTCTAAGATACTTTGT
Proteins encoded in this window:
- a CDS encoding methyl-accepting chemotaxis protein — protein: MLNKISTKSKLILFPMIFLLIIIGSGFMYNYYSNVANMRSNAAFVTEKLIQSILETRLVVAAFLRDANEDSKQKAVTAMKDLENKIVEVKKLFTLKKNQDLSDEALALIDAYLKSFENLANEKIENLKTNTQDSKEMLQTITKMASTGVEAAKKIDEINHSALELRDEAYSSLNIGLIEIAVVSILVFISFSILISNSIVNSINQFKNGLLGFFGYLNLEQKDVMLLNDTAKDEFGEMAKIVNANITKTKKGIEEDRRLIDETIEVLGEFEQGDLCQRLNQSVNNPVLMELKSVLNKMADNLEHNIDNVLNILEQYSTYSYLNKIDQKGLKEHLLKLATGVNHLGDSITQMLIDNKSNGLTLDKSSNLLLANVDKLNLSSNEAAASLEETAAALEEITSNIRNNTESIQKMANFSKNVTNSANSGEELANQTNLSMDEINAQVAAISEAIGVIDNIAFQTNILSLNAAVEAATAGEAGKGFAVVAQEVRNLASRSAEAAKEIKDIVELATRKANDGKSIANSMIEGYKDLNNSISQTMNLISDIQNASNEQLLGIEQINDAVNQLDQQTQQNAMVASQAHDIAILTDDIAKLIVTDVDNKDFIGKNQVKAKEIGNQVKITKELQTTNNKKLSTPQSSKPTVIKDNSKDEEWESF